In one window of Macrotis lagotis isolate mMagLag1 chromosome 5, bilby.v1.9.chrom.fasta, whole genome shotgun sequence DNA:
- the GUSB gene encoding beta-glucuronidase isoform X1 encodes MICPQGSKQRRDLNPDPWTTNPAVFVSPRLLHRDNENHAHLFFFPSASHQSGPVLDMPVPASFNDVGQDHQLHNFIGWVWYERQVMVPQRWAQDPGTRVMLRISSAHYYAIVWVNGVHVTEHEGGHLPFEADISKLVQSNPGESCRITIAINNTLTPHTLPPGIIEHKTDTSRYPKYYFVQKTNFDFFNYAGLHRSVFLYTTPTSYIDDITVTTDVDQGTGLVNYEIAVKSSENFDLELLLWDREGRVVAKGRGVQGLLQVPEAQLWWPYLMHEQPAYLYSLEVTLVVQTGAGTVSDVYTLPVGIRTVKVVHNQFLINGKPFYFHGVNKHEDWDIRGKGFDWALVMKDFNLLQWLGANSFRTSHYPYAEEVMQLCDRYGIVVIDECPGVGITLPDSFGNVSLLHHLEVMEELVRRDKNHPSVVMWSVANEPVSWLAPAAYYFKTVIAHTKALDPTRPVTFVSNSRPEVDLGAPYVDVICINNYYSWYHDYGHLEVIQLQAKTEFENWYSLYQKPIIQSEYGADTIPGIHQDPPLMFSEEYQKFMLQQYHLALDQKRKEYVIGELIWNFADFMTDQSPQRVAGNKKGIFTRQRQPKGSAFLLRERYWKIANETMYPSVVEVPHYLENQYFLRP; translated from the exons ATGATTTGTCCCCAAGGTAGCAAACAAcggagggatttgaacccagacccatGGACTACCAATCCAGCTGTCTTTGTTAGTCCCAGGCTCCTCCACAGGGACAATGAGAATCATGCccatctcttctttttcccctctgcCTCCCACCAGTCAGGGCCCGTACTAGATATGCCAGTCCCTGCCAGCTTTAACGACGTGGGCCAGGACCACCAGCTTCACAACTTCATCGGCTGGGTGTGGTACGAGCGGCAAGTGATGGTGCCTCAGCGTTGGGCCCAGGACCCGGGCACCAGGGTGATGCTAAGAATTAGCAGTGCCCACTACTACGCCATTGTG TGGGTGAATGGGGTCCATGTGACCGAGCACGAGGGCGGCCACCTCCCCTTCGAAGCTGATATCAGCAAGCTGGTCCAGTCCAATCCTGGGGAATCCTGTCGCATCACCATCGCCATCAACAACACCCTCACCCCCCACACGCTGCCGCCTGGCATCATTGAGCACAAGACTGACACCTCCCG GTATCCCAAGTACTACTTTGTTCAGAAAACAAACTTTGACTTCTTCAACTACGCTGGGCTGCACCGCTCTGTCTTCCTCTACACCACCCCCACTTCCTACATCGATGACATCACCGTCACCACTGACGTGGACCAGGGCACAG GGCTGGTGAACTACGAGATTGCTGTAAAAAGCAGTGAGAACTTTGACCTGGAGCTCCTCCTCTGGgacagggaagggagagtggtggCCAAGGGAAGGGGCGTCCAGGGCCTGCTCCAGGTGCCCGAGGCCCAGCTCTGGTGGCCTTACCTGATGCACGAGCAGCCAGCCTATCTGTACTCACTGGAG GTGACCCTGGTGGTTCAGACGGGGGCTGGGACAGTGTCGGACGTCTACACCCTCCCCGTGGGCATCCGCACCGTGAAGGTCGTCCACAACCAGTTTCTCATCAATGGAAAACCCTTCTATTTCCACGGAGTCAACAAACACGAAGACTGGGAT ATCCGGGGGAAGGGCTTCGACTGGGCTCTGGTGATGAAGGACTTCAACCTGCTGCAGTGGCTGGGGGCGAACTCGTTCCGGACCAGCCACTACCCCTACGCTGAGGAGGTGATGCAGCTGTGCGACCGCTACGGGATCGTGGTCATAGACGAGTGCCCGGGCGTGGGCATCACGCTGCC GGACAGCTTCGGGAATGTGTCTCTGCTTCACCATCTGGAGGTGATGGAGGAGCTGGTCCGGAGGGACAAGAATCACCCATCCGTGGTCATGTGGTCTGTGGCCAACGAGCCCGTCTCCTGGCTGGCACCCGCTGCCTACTACTTCAA AACTGTGATAGCCCACACTAAAGCCCTGGACCCCACCCGCCCTGTGACCTTTGTGTCCAACTCCAGGCCTGAAGTGGATCTTGGG GCACCATATGTGGATGTGATCTGCATCAACAACTACTACTCCTGGTACCATGATTACGGGCACCTTGAGGTGATTCAGCTACAGGCCAAAACCGAATTTGAGAACTGGTATTCTTTATACCAGAAGCCAATTATCCAGAGTGAGTATGGAGCAGACACCATCCCCGGGATTCACCAG GACCCTCCTCTAATGTTTAGTGAGGAATACCAGAAATTTATGCTGCAGCAGTATCATCTGGCTCTGGACCAGAAGCGCAAAGAATATGTGATTGGAGAGCTGATTTGGAATTTTGCTGACTTCATGACAGACCAAT CACCCCAGAGAGTGGCCGGGAATAAGAAGGGAATCTTCACCCGACAGCGACAACCCAAAGGTTCGGCATTCCTCCTGAGAGAACGATACTGGAAAATCGCCAATGAAACCATGTATCCTAGTGTGGTAGAGGTGCCACACTATTTGGAAAACCAGTACTTTTTACGGCCTTGA
- the GUSB gene encoding beta-glucuronidase isoform X2 translates to MPVPASFNDVGQDHQLHNFIGWVWYERQVMVPQRWAQDPGTRVMLRISSAHYYAIVWVNGVHVTEHEGGHLPFEADISKLVQSNPGESCRITIAINNTLTPHTLPPGIIEHKTDTSRYPKYYFVQKTNFDFFNYAGLHRSVFLYTTPTSYIDDITVTTDVDQGTGLVNYEIAVKSSENFDLELLLWDREGRVVAKGRGVQGLLQVPEAQLWWPYLMHEQPAYLYSLEVTLVVQTGAGTVSDVYTLPVGIRTVKVVHNQFLINGKPFYFHGVNKHEDWDIRGKGFDWALVMKDFNLLQWLGANSFRTSHYPYAEEVMQLCDRYGIVVIDECPGVGITLPDSFGNVSLLHHLEVMEELVRRDKNHPSVVMWSVANEPVSWLAPAAYYFKTVIAHTKALDPTRPVTFVSNSRPEVDLGAPYVDVICINNYYSWYHDYGHLEVIQLQAKTEFENWYSLYQKPIIQSEYGADTIPGIHQDPPLMFSEEYQKFMLQQYHLALDQKRKEYVIGELIWNFADFMTDQSPQRVAGNKKGIFTRQRQPKGSAFLLRERYWKIANETMYPSVVEVPHYLENQYFLRP, encoded by the exons ATGCCAGTCCCTGCCAGCTTTAACGACGTGGGCCAGGACCACCAGCTTCACAACTTCATCGGCTGGGTGTGGTACGAGCGGCAAGTGATGGTGCCTCAGCGTTGGGCCCAGGACCCGGGCACCAGGGTGATGCTAAGAATTAGCAGTGCCCACTACTACGCCATTGTG TGGGTGAATGGGGTCCATGTGACCGAGCACGAGGGCGGCCACCTCCCCTTCGAAGCTGATATCAGCAAGCTGGTCCAGTCCAATCCTGGGGAATCCTGTCGCATCACCATCGCCATCAACAACACCCTCACCCCCCACACGCTGCCGCCTGGCATCATTGAGCACAAGACTGACACCTCCCG GTATCCCAAGTACTACTTTGTTCAGAAAACAAACTTTGACTTCTTCAACTACGCTGGGCTGCACCGCTCTGTCTTCCTCTACACCACCCCCACTTCCTACATCGATGACATCACCGTCACCACTGACGTGGACCAGGGCACAG GGCTGGTGAACTACGAGATTGCTGTAAAAAGCAGTGAGAACTTTGACCTGGAGCTCCTCCTCTGGgacagggaagggagagtggtggCCAAGGGAAGGGGCGTCCAGGGCCTGCTCCAGGTGCCCGAGGCCCAGCTCTGGTGGCCTTACCTGATGCACGAGCAGCCAGCCTATCTGTACTCACTGGAG GTGACCCTGGTGGTTCAGACGGGGGCTGGGACAGTGTCGGACGTCTACACCCTCCCCGTGGGCATCCGCACCGTGAAGGTCGTCCACAACCAGTTTCTCATCAATGGAAAACCCTTCTATTTCCACGGAGTCAACAAACACGAAGACTGGGAT ATCCGGGGGAAGGGCTTCGACTGGGCTCTGGTGATGAAGGACTTCAACCTGCTGCAGTGGCTGGGGGCGAACTCGTTCCGGACCAGCCACTACCCCTACGCTGAGGAGGTGATGCAGCTGTGCGACCGCTACGGGATCGTGGTCATAGACGAGTGCCCGGGCGTGGGCATCACGCTGCC GGACAGCTTCGGGAATGTGTCTCTGCTTCACCATCTGGAGGTGATGGAGGAGCTGGTCCGGAGGGACAAGAATCACCCATCCGTGGTCATGTGGTCTGTGGCCAACGAGCCCGTCTCCTGGCTGGCACCCGCTGCCTACTACTTCAA AACTGTGATAGCCCACACTAAAGCCCTGGACCCCACCCGCCCTGTGACCTTTGTGTCCAACTCCAGGCCTGAAGTGGATCTTGGG GCACCATATGTGGATGTGATCTGCATCAACAACTACTACTCCTGGTACCATGATTACGGGCACCTTGAGGTGATTCAGCTACAGGCCAAAACCGAATTTGAGAACTGGTATTCTTTATACCAGAAGCCAATTATCCAGAGTGAGTATGGAGCAGACACCATCCCCGGGATTCACCAG GACCCTCCTCTAATGTTTAGTGAGGAATACCAGAAATTTATGCTGCAGCAGTATCATCTGGCTCTGGACCAGAAGCGCAAAGAATATGTGATTGGAGAGCTGATTTGGAATTTTGCTGACTTCATGACAGACCAAT CACCCCAGAGAGTGGCCGGGAATAAGAAGGGAATCTTCACCCGACAGCGACAACCCAAAGGTTCGGCATTCCTCCTGAGAGAACGATACTGGAAAATCGCCAATGAAACCATGTATCCTAGTGTGGTAGAGGTGCCACACTATTTGGAAAACCAGTACTTTTTACGGCCTTGA